From Spirochaetales bacterium, one genomic window encodes:
- a CDS encoding chemotaxis protein CheA — MSDYLDPTNKELLKDFFDEAELQVELLEQNILLLENDPSNRDAIDEIFRAAHTLKGGSATVEMQEITQLTHLIENVLDEMRSETLKAGEYVVDILLKSIDIIKQMLRERLAGRIFEEDISALEDELNALLGEGGEKDKQKKKKEKKARPKEKKSHKEPSYQESDLTEYELLELRQSTGEGETLYQITVQFDKDAVMNTVGGIQVYAALKEIGTVIKTNPEFEQLYSDRFFPYVEYYISTKAGANQLEYICDMPDIIKSVRIIKLKETASTDEEMNESGEGSLTGGEEKAKASEAKTKLSDIRKITKFSSVLRVESNRIDALMNLVSEAVITKATFNQISSDYNNLLLDLQEATGRINARIKEFFKSLPEYMEAYKSNGKDLKAVTREVMNRFDNLPSDYIAFESALKNTIGQFHTTAQSLGRITNELQEGVMKIRMVPVEQIFSRFPRLVRDLSRDLNKNVKLKTEGEETELDKSVIEDLIDPLIHCVRNSLDHGIESEQERIKQGKPPEGTILLKAMNEGNMIIIEIYDDGRGIDVDDIRKKAVKLDLIHPDKHLSDIEAFNLIFQPGFSTAEKVTDVSGRGVGLDVVKKKIEKLNGNVSVWSKIGVGTKFTIKLPLTLAIIQGLMVRVGGEVYAVPITSVIESHRIKPEEIKLIDNYEVFNLREEVISIVRLNRIFKIQTDETKPHYYLVLVGSENNKVGLMVDSLIGEEDIVIKPLKDKYSNSPGIAGATILGDGTVSLIIDVSQLLDLDVQIEKTKRKEREAKIL; from the coding sequence ATGAGTGACTATCTGGATCCCACGAATAAAGAACTGCTTAAAGATTTTTTTGATGAAGCAGAACTTCAGGTAGAATTGCTTGAACAGAATATTCTTCTTCTTGAGAACGATCCCTCAAACAGGGATGCGATCGATGAAATATTTCGGGCGGCCCATACACTGAAAGGCGGGTCCGCGACAGTCGAGATGCAGGAAATCACCCAATTGACACATCTGATTGAAAACGTACTGGATGAAATGAGAAGCGAAACGCTTAAAGCCGGCGAGTATGTGGTCGATATTCTTCTCAAATCAATAGACATTATCAAACAGATGTTACGGGAGCGGCTTGCAGGAAGAATATTTGAAGAGGATATTTCCGCGCTGGAAGATGAACTCAACGCGCTTCTGGGAGAGGGCGGGGAAAAAGATAAACAGAAAAAAAAGAAAGAAAAGAAAGCCCGCCCGAAAGAAAAAAAGAGCCATAAAGAACCTTCCTATCAGGAATCTGATTTGACCGAGTATGAACTGCTCGAACTCCGGCAGTCAACAGGTGAAGGGGAAACCCTTTATCAGATTACCGTTCAATTTGACAAAGATGCCGTTATGAATACGGTCGGCGGCATACAGGTTTATGCCGCTCTCAAGGAAATAGGGACGGTGATCAAAACGAATCCGGAGTTCGAACAACTTTACAGCGACAGATTTTTTCCGTATGTCGAGTACTACATTTCGACAAAAGCGGGGGCGAATCAACTCGAGTATATTTGCGATATGCCGGATATCATCAAATCGGTAAGAATCATTAAATTGAAAGAAACCGCTTCGACGGATGAGGAAATGAATGAATCCGGTGAGGGAAGTTTGACGGGGGGGGAAGAGAAGGCAAAAGCTTCTGAGGCAAAGACAAAATTATCCGATATAAGGAAAATCACAAAGTTCAGTTCGGTCCTCAGGGTGGAAAGCAACAGGATCGATGCGCTGATGAATCTTGTCAGCGAGGCGGTCATCACAAAAGCGACATTTAATCAGATCAGCAGCGATTACAATAATTTATTACTTGATCTGCAAGAGGCAACCGGAAGGATTAACGCGAGAATCAAGGAGTTTTTCAAATCATTACCCGAATATATGGAAGCATATAAATCAAACGGAAAAGACCTCAAAGCCGTTACGCGGGAGGTTATGAACAGATTCGACAACCTTCCTTCGGATTATATCGCCTTTGAATCTGCGCTGAAAAATACGATCGGACAATTTCACACGACCGCACAAAGCCTCGGCAGGATTACCAATGAACTTCAGGAAGGCGTCATGAAGATCAGAATGGTTCCCGTGGAACAGATTTTCTCACGGTTCCCACGGCTTGTCCGCGATCTTTCACGGGATTTGAACAAAAATGTAAAGTTGAAAACGGAAGGAGAAGAAACGGAACTCGATAAATCGGTTATCGAGGATCTTATCGATCCGCTTATTCATTGCGTCCGAAATTCCCTGGATCACGGTATCGAATCGGAACAGGAACGGATCAAGCAGGGGAAACCGCCGGAAGGTACTATCCTCCTTAAGGCAATGAATGAGGGGAATATGATTATCATCGAAATCTATGATGACGGACGGGGGATTGACGTCGATGATATACGAAAAAAAGCGGTAAAACTCGATCTCATTCATCCCGATAAACATCTTTCGGACATCGAGGCTTTTAATCTGATATTTCAACCGGGCTTTTCAACCGCGGAGAAAGTGACTGATGTTTCCGGCCGGGGGGTCGGTCTGGACGTGGTAAAGAAAAAAATCGAAAAACTCAATGGTAACGTGAGCGTATGGTCAAAAATCGGAGTGGGAACAAAGTTCACGATAAAACTACCGCTTACCCTGGCAATTATTCAGGGTTTGATGGTCCGCGTGGGAGGGGAAGTCTATGCAGTACCGATTACATCGGTCATCGAGAGTCATCGGATAAAACCGGAGGAGATAAAGCTTATTGATAATTATGAAGTGTTCAACCTCAGGGAAGAGGTGATATCGATCGTGAGACTGAACAGGATATTCAAGATTCAAACGGATGAAACCAAACCGCATTATTACCTTGTTCTTGTGGGTTCGGAAAATAACAAGGTCGGTCTTATGGTCGATTCCCTGATCGGTGAAGAGGATATTGTCATAAAACCGCTCAAGGACAAATACTCGAACTCGCCGGGAATTGCGGGCGCGACAATTCTGGGAGACGGAACAGTATCTCTTATTATCGATGTCAGCCAGCTTCTCGACCTTGACGTACAGATCGAAAAGACCAAACGGAAGGAACGTGAAGCGAAAATATTGTAG
- a CDS encoding PilZ domain-containing protein, whose product MIVLDVNPGIANTLCYMLLSCGVRGIPASDAETALDVCRSHPEIDTGIIDVDDNEAKGVHFISEIGHIRTTGVFRTILHSASSGEYLKENIVCPGIIGYISKPFHEENTFIQLKSILSKIIFKGDEKRNYLRVIPASDELLRTDFRLKEYPGLLYGKIINLSMEGIAIALLKSVPPLPLKKGARIIDLHLNLDFREMTIQGNIVEKRRDVIIIRFISLTEIEKIIIARYIFRRISD is encoded by the coding sequence ATGATCGTATTGGATGTCAATCCCGGCATCGCCAACACACTTTGCTATATGCTCCTCTCCTGCGGTGTCAGAGGAATCCCCGCATCCGATGCCGAAACCGCACTGGATGTCTGCCGGTCGCATCCGGAAATCGATACGGGAATTATCGATGTCGACGACAATGAAGCGAAGGGTGTTCACTTTATATCGGAAATAGGACACATTCGCACAACGGGAGTTTTTAGGACTATCCTCCACTCCGCATCGTCCGGCGAGTATCTGAAGGAGAACATTGTCTGTCCTGGAATCATCGGCTATATTTCCAAACCGTTTCATGAAGAAAACACCTTCATTCAGCTGAAATCAATACTTTCGAAAATTATTTTCAAAGGAGACGAAAAGAGAAATTATTTACGGGTTATTCCGGCTTCGGATGAGCTTCTCCGTACCGATTTCAGATTGAAAGAATACCCGGGGCTTCTCTACGGGAAAATCATTAATCTCAGTATGGAAGGTATAGCAATTGCATTGCTAAAGTCCGTTCCGCCTTTACCCCTCAAAAAAGGCGCCCGCATTATCGATCTTCATCTCAACCTTGATTTCAGGGAAATGACGATTCAGGGCAATATTGTCGAAAAGCGAAGAGATGTCATCATTATCCGCTTTATCTCGCTTACCGAAATCGAGAAAATAATTATTGCCCGCTATATATTCAGGCGAATTTCCGACTAA